The following is a genomic window from Spirosoma foliorum.
TTCATTGGGGATTCGTTTAGCATTAGCATGATGCAGTATTTGCCGGCCTATTTTCGAGAGTCTTATTTTGTACGAGATGGTAAGCTGGACGATGAAGCCATTCATACGGAACATCCTACTATTCTTGTTCTTGAAATTGTTGAACGAAACATTAGCCAACTAGCCACATTTTGATTGACTGAAATCAGGCTTTTCGATCGTAAAAAATCCTCTATTAGGTCAAATAATGACGAACTGCTGGGGTTATTTCCAATCGGAATTAACGTGAGTTCGGAATTAGACAGGTTGAACTTAATCGCCAATTTTACTGAAATTTAACCCAAATTAAGTCGGAAATCTGTTGCATACCGGCATCATTTGGGTGGGCGGCTACCCCAGGGTTTGCATATTGGCTGGCAAAATATTGACTCTTGCCGACCATACTACTTAAATCAACCAAGGGATACGCTTTTTCGGCGGTTACTTTTCGAATGGCAGCGTCTGCTAAAGGGCGATCCCAAACGGTGGTCGTTATAACTATCTGAACTAGCTGCCCATTCGTTGTACTAACCTGCTTTAGTCGATCCAGTAGCTGACGAAATTGCCCCTCAAAATTACGTGATGATACATCCCCATCGACTACATTCTCTCCAAGGCGAATAAGGATTAGGTCAGGTTTAAAGCTTTGCAGCGGCTGATCGAACTCATCCATAGCATACGTTGGTTTGCCAAAATCAAGCTCAATACCAACACCAGACTGAAGCTGAACGGTCATGGTTGGATTCAAGGTTTGTAGTCGAGCGGTAAGCAAATGGACGAAATCTTTTTCCGGGGCAGAGGCCGCCATGCCGTTAAAGTTGTACCAGCCTAAATCGGGCGCTGGTCCATGACTCATAATGCTATTTCCAATAACAAGCATTCGCTGATAAGAAGGGGTAAAACTTCCCTGCAATAAAGGTGATAGTTGTTGATTCAAACGCACGCGAGCAACAATGTTTACTTTATTGTCGATCACTACCTGGTCGCCAGTTGTCCAAGTGCTTCCATTGTCTTTGGAATATTCTATAACGGCCCCTGCAGGAAGGCTAGGAGACGTAATTTTTAGCGTGTCTCCAAAAGGAATTACGTTAGATGATTGCTTGAATGAAGGAGCGGCCAGAGCAGCCCCTCCGCCTGATCCTGGTAGTATGCGTCGAACTGTAATTAGTACGCAATGAGGATCGCAGGGTTGTGCTAAAGCGTTTGTTGTACACAAACAACCTAACAAGCCTAAGATCGTACACTGTATAAAGAATTGAATTTTGAAAAAAGGGAATAATTTATTCACTATCATGAGCTGTATAGTCACTAATAGATTCCTGCTAAAACTGTGCCATCTTTATTAGAAGTGTCTGTGCGTGAACAGTTCGTATTATTCTCCTCGAAATCACTATTTCCGGCTAATGAAGGTTGTTTAAGCCTATTAGTAACGTTTTTTGATATTTGGTAACAAATAGTCTTTATTGAATTTTAACCCAAATTAAATCTGAGATTTTTTGCATACCCGTGTCATTTGGGTGGGCAGCAACGCCAGGATTTGCATATTGACTGGCGAAATATTGTGGCTGCCCGATTAGACAACTCAAATCAACGAGTGGATAGCCATTTTCGGCAGCCACCTTTTTGAGTATAGCATCGGTGGCTGGATGCTCCCATACGCACGTCGATATAACTATCTGAACTGGCTGATTATAGCCTCTGCTAAGTTGTTTCAGACGTTCCAGGAATTGGCGGAACTGCCCTTCAAAATTGCGGGTCTGGACATCTCCATCAACTACATTCTCCCCAAGTCGAACGACAATCAAATCGGGCTTAAATGTCTGAAGGGGTTCTGTGAACTCATCCATCGTATAGGTCGATTTACCAAAATCAAGTTCAATACCCGCGCCACTCTGGAGTCGAACGGTCATATCTGGATTCAAGGTTTGCAACCGGGCTGTGAGCAAATGGACGAAATCTTTTTCGGGGGCCGAAGCCGCCATGCCATTAAAATTAGTCCAGCCTATTTCAGGCGCAGGTGCGTGGCTCATAATACTATTACCAACAATCAGCATTCGCTGATAATAAAGCGTAAAAGAGGCCGCCCTGCTCCGTGAGGGCTTATTTCCGACTCGGAAACGTGTTAAAATCTTTCCACCAGTTGTTAAGGTAAATTGCTGCCCAATTTGCCAGGTAGTTCCATTATCGAGCGAAAACTCATACACGGCCTGGGGAGGGAGCGTATCAGAAGCCAGTTTCACTATTGTGCTGAAATAGAAATTACCACCATTAGGAGAAAAGTGGGGAGGGGATGCATCTAACGTGTCAACGGCAACTGTTGTCGATGAGGCAGGTATAGTGGTACCACTAGTAGGCGTTGTAGATGATACCCCTGTACAGGAACAGCTAGTTGTAGATGTTGGCGTGGCTGTATTCGTGGGTGGAATAATATTTCCGACCTGTGCAGGATAGTCTTTAACACAGCTACTTATAGCCACTACTATCATTAGAAGATAGGCTATTGCTGTAATTTTTCCTGCTGGTAACCAGAACATAAACTTTCGTTGAGTAAACATCAATCATTTGTTGGTTATATAGTACTAACGCAAATTACACACGCAAAGAAGACCGATTATGTCAGGTTATGCCAAATCGTTAGGACAGTGTCAGGAAATGTAGCACCTGATTTATTAATGCGTCTCCTATATTTGTACAAATCCACCGTCCATTTAGAATGTTATTTAGTTCTGCTATTTTTCTATTTCTCTATTTTCCAGTCTTTAGTCTGGTTTACTATTTGTTGCCTAATTATTGGCGTAATACGTTTTTATTTTTTGCCAGTTTACTGTTTTATGCATGGGGTGAGAATATCGTTGTACTTGTCTTACTACTATCCATATGTATTAATTTTTCGGCAGGGCGTCTTATTGAAAATGGTTACCGCCGTATTGGTTTGTGGGTGTCGTTAGGGGGTAGCTTATCCCTGCTGTTTTATTACAAATATGCTAATTTCATTGTCGGTTCGATACGCAGTTTAGCCGAAAATCTGGCGATACCAATGGCTGAGAACTTGACAATACCAGCCGTTGTACTCCCTATTGGTATTAGTTTCTACACGTTCCAGGGTATTTCCTATACACTTGATATTTACTGGGGACGTATCCGGGCCAATCGGAGCTTTCTGGACTATGGCACCTACGTGGCTATGTTTCCGCACCAGATTGCGGGACCGATCGTTCGATATAGTGACATTGCTCCCGAATTAACGGAGCGAACTGTTACCCCCGAGAAATTTGGTATGGGGGCCGAACGATTTATTATTGGCATTATTAAAAAATTGCTGCTGGCGAATACATTTGCCAGCGTCGCCGATACAATTTTTAACGCTCCTGCTGATAGCTATGCTGCCGAAACGGCCTGGTTGGGCATTGTCGCTTACTCACTTCAAATCTATTTTGATTTTTCGGGCTACTCAGATATGGCCATTGGGTTGGGTAAGATGCTCGGTTTTGATTTCAAAGAGAATTTCAACTATCCATATATCGCCGTGTCCTTACCCCGTTCGGTGAGCCAGTTTTGGCTGGATTTTAAGCCGCCTGTCGGTATTCGACTGGTGTAATAAACTTTAATGCTTGGTGGGGCCGTTCAGTGTTGTATTCCAACAGTCACCCATCTACTATTTGTCTTACTTGCTTGATACTGCTAAAAACATGTGCATCTAGAACTTCTCGCCGAAACGTTCCGTTGAATCGTTCAATGTAGGCATTCTGGGTGGGTTTGCCCGGCTCGATCCAACATAAATCAACGGTGTGGTCCTTACACCAATCCTGCAACGCTTGGCTAATAAACTCTGGACCATTATCACTCCGTAGCCGCTCTGGCTTACCATACCGCTCAACCAGTTGAGCTAATAATCGGATAACCCGCTGAGCTGGCAGTGAATAATCCACCTCGATACCAAGGCCTCTCTATTGTAATCGTCAACTACATTCAGCGTTCGGAACTTGCGCCCACCGGTTAAATTATCCGACGTAAAATCCAGCGACCGCTCCGATTTCTATGGATTAAGCAAGGGTTGTTGTATAATTTTTGTCATATTTTTCACCCCGGCATACAACAGCACAAACGCGATGAATCAACTTGTTGCGAGCAGCATTAATGACTAACATTTTCGGCTTGCCCTCCTTCAACTTGCGGGCATAGTAGTCCTGAAGGTCTCCCGTTACCTGGATGGTCGATATGGTGCGGCACCGGCCGCCCGGCCAAATGGATCAAGGCCTTCAGTCGTTTACGTGCTTGATAACTCACTTTCGTCCGGCCTCGTATGCTACTGCCAGAGCGGTAGGCGAAGGGAGCTACCCTTGCATGGCAGGCCAGTTTTTTAGGATCATTGATGGCCTGCATCTCATTAGTGGCCAACAGCAATTCGGTAACAATGACGGGGCCAATGCCTGGTACCGATATCATTAAATCAAATAACCGCACGGGCGGCCCCGTCTTTTAGTCGGGCATCAGCCTGGATAAGTTCATGTACCTGTCGTTCGACTGCTTTTTGCTCTTCTTTGAGAGCGGCCAGTGATTTTTTGACATTACCTTTCAAAGTTCTTTGTAGCGAACGGCTTATAAAGGAATCTTGCTCGGCAACAGGAACTGCGAGTAGGTTGTAGGCTTGGTTAAGCCGTTGACGAGTCGCACTGAGAGCGGCCAGTTTCTGCATTACCTCCCGAGGTGGTTGCCAAAGCCGCATCTGATCGCGAAAACGCCGGGTGGCTGGTGCCATAAGCATACTGAGCAATGCGTTGAGCATCGACTTTGTCGGTCTTGCCCCGTTGCATCCCTCCGGCTTGTTTGATTTGCAAGGACGACCGCACGGGCGGCCCCGTCTAGCCAAATTGCGAGCTTTGGCTCGTAGAGCAACTCCAACAAATGGGCGTTATAGATTCCTGTGTGCTCCATGCAAAACACAGCCTGAGGTAAGTTCCAGTTCGGTAATGCCTTTACCTGCATCAAAGCTTCTTTGACTCCCTTGAGGGTATTGTCAGTGTGCATATTCAGAATGATACCGTGTTGCTGGGTATAAACCGCCCAGTCGAGGCCGGGCGGCCGGTGCCGTGTCTTTGGCAATGTCAATACCGATGAAGTGATAAAAGTCCATCTGATTAGTTAGTTTTGAGTGAAGCGTCAACTCCTTGCTTTTACTCGACCGGCAGCGGCCGACCGCCTTTTGTGGGCCACCAACCCAATTCTTTATCCGAGTCTACAGCAATGGAAAACAGAGTGGGACTAAATCGGAGCATAGGTCTGAGTCCTCGGCGACCCGATAGGGTACCCTACTCTGGTTGACTACTGGCAACTTACCAAATCTTAGAATATTACCAGCCCACAAACCTAAAGGGCGGCCCGGCAGCATTGATTGCAAGCCGTTGCTTTGGTTAGCGGCTTACTTACAGCATCGGGTAGTCGTTTCTTAGTTCGTCGCCGTAAACCTAATCCTAACTTTCTGTACAAACGTCTGATTCGCTTATGATTCACTAGTTCTCCCTGCTTGCGCAACCGGCGATAAATCTTCAGTACGCCCCACTGTTTGTATCGTCGATCCAACTACTCAATCCGACTACTCAGTGCTTTGCCTTCCGCTTTAATGGCCACTGGTTCTGCCAGCGCATTACGGCTTAGACCCACCCAACGACCGCACCGGCGGCCCGGAGGCTTTGCGTTGACTAATCTGTTTCTGATTAACCATCCACTTGACCATTACTCGACGCTCAGCGGGCCCTACCGCAACGGCGGACCGGCACTTTTTTGCCAGAGCCTCCTTGATGACTTCGTTTTGTAAACTTAGCTCGGCGTACATCCGCTCGGGCGGCCCCATTTTTGAGCCGCCGGTTTTCGTCCTCCAATTCTTTCAGCCGTTTGACTTCCGAAACCTGCATGCCGCCGTATTTAGCTCGTCAATTATAAAATGTGGCCTCGCTGATTCCATGCTCACGGGTGATCTGAGCAACTGTTTGGCCGCTATCCTGTTGCTTAAGAATCGCGACAATCTGCGATTCCTAGAATCGTCCTGCTTTCATTTTCCCTTTGTTTACCAGTGAAATTTAAGTGTTTTACTCTACTTTTCACTGGCTCACTTTTAGGGGTTCAGGACACGAGGCATTTGGTTAGCAAAATGGCTGCTTTCTGAACTAATCCGCAAGCAGATTTGCGGCAAACCATGGTTCAAAATAGTTGTGCAACAGCCACAAGCGTTTAATGAGACGGATGCGATGCTCAACTTTTGGTAACTTGCTCCAAAATAGTACCTTGCGGCAAACAAATCGCTCTGATGAGTCTACATATGCCCAACCAACATCTACTATCGAGTCAAGTACCAAGTGGTTAAGGTAACCTTCAAGACCACGAGTAGACTAGGTGTAATCCGATCACTGTAGTAGATATACAAGGTAGGGTCTCAATTACCTCAAAATCCCCGTTTCTTAAATGATTTATTCCTAGATGGTGATGATTACTAATGCGTCGGAATGACAAAAAGTAACCTGACATTTTCTACAAAAGGAAAAATTAGTAAAGATTACCAGTATAAAATTAGTCAATCGTTTTCGCCTATTTTTTTATAGGCAAACATGAACTGATTTTGGGCGTAAAGGATTGGTTCGTATAGACCGTATATGCGTTCAATTGAAACAATGTATCGGTTTTAGGCATTGAGGAGGTTTCCGCTAAATGCTGCGGGTCAGCTGTTGGTATAATAGCAATGTCGGCGGGACGATAGGCGTTTCCTGTTGGCCAGATTTCATAATGCTGATCAAAATACGGTACTAGATAATCGGATACAAATACGCTCGAGCGCGGAGGTAATTGGTCGGCAATGCATTGGGCAACTGCAAGATCAGCCGACTGAAGTAGAGTAGCATTTTTTTCAGGAGCCAATTGATGTCGTAGTAAACTTAGCCAATCTGCCAAAGGTGGAATATCAGGACGCGCCCAATACAAAATTGGAATCTGTATTAACCAGAGTACCATCAATGTAACTCGTGTAGTCGAGCTAATCTGATCTGGCAAACGATTAGCAGAAAATACGATACATAAGGTCAAAAAAGCACTTACAAAAGCCCATAGAAGTACAAATCGTGGTGGCCAGGTGAGCGATACAAGATAGAATAGGGTTTGTCCGTAATATAGAGCACTCTGGACAAAATTTAGGGCTATCAATATCCCCAAACCTAACCCAAAGACAATCACCCAACTGACCACAACTGAACGACGTTGCGACTGAGCTAACACGAGCAGCAATCCAGCCGCTGGGCTAATTAGTAACCCAACCGCACCAAACAATTTGAGCATTTCCTTCCAGAAAGCCTTCGTTCCTGCATTTTGAGCTAGCTGCGCAAGCGCTATCTGTAAACGAGGTTCAGGAGCGCTATTCTTTGCTGAAAGCCAAAACATGCCGATTAAGAAAACAGCTACCCACCCTAGACCAATAGCCCAAAAACGCCATTGCTTAATCAAACCTAGTAACGAGCGCCCCGATTGCTGCAAATACGACATGGCAAACCAGCTTATATGAATGAGTGCCGCCAAAACAGCACCGTCTTCTTTTACCAGGACCAGCAATAAGCTAGTTAGAATAACCAAAATCGACCGATATGCTGACTGACTTAACAAAGCAAGCACAAAGAACAAAGCAAAGGGCAAATACGTCAATTCTGTATGCCAACCAATATTCGGATGATCATTGAGCCAGAATGCCACAGGTCCTAATAAAATAACTATCAAGACACTATAGCGTGCCCAAGCTGGAATGTCCCGGATGCGTAATCGCTCATTTAAAAGTAAATAACTAGCTGTTAGTAAGCTCGCTTGCACCAGAAATAAACCATAAGCTCCCCATAGATAGCAAAGCGGTCCCCATAACAGGATGGTATAGTAATTATGGATTCGATGGTGAAATCCCCAGATGTTGTCGTACATAAATGGACGGCCATCCAGATAGCTACACGACATCTGAATAAACGCATACATGTCATTAAATGTGTAGCCTAACGTTTGGAAGCGAAGGCCCTTAAAAAGAAAAAAACACACACCGATAACAAAACCGACAAGCAATCGCCAGTTACTTTTAAGCATAATTTACTAGTGTAGGACAAGCCTATTTATCAGTTGCGTTGAGGATCGTTTTCTAAGAATATCAATAATATGACTTCATTTCCTTGCGAAAGTAGGCTTTATTTGCCTCTTTTATCAACAGTTTTAAGTTTCTTTCACAGGATTTTTCTTATTATGAATGAAATCATTGACCTTGAGGATGAACCTTTAGCGACTACCCAATCATCCGTACAGGGGGCTGAACGCGAACAGTGGATTCAACGTAACAACTATTATTACCGTATTTTAGTCGACTTTCTAAACTATACTATTCCCGCGAATAGCTCTATACTAGAGTTAGGCTGCGGCACTGGGTATCTATTAAACCAATTACAACCCAGCCGGGGCGTTGGTATCGATAGTTCGTCAGCTTTAATCGATTACGGTCGTAAAAAGTACCCCAATCTTACACTCAAGGTTGCGGATGCTAACCACTTAAATTTAGCAGGCGAGACATTCGACATCGTTCTGATCAGTGACACAATTGGCCACTTCGACGATGTTCAGCAAGTATTCAAACAACTTCACGGCGTTTGCCATCCTGATACCCGGATTTTGATTACTTACCGAAATCAGTTGTGGACACCTATACTCAATATCGCTCAAGCGATTGGGTTAAAAATGCCGGAACAGCGTCAAAATTGGCTAGATCGGGGCGACATTGAAAATTTGCTAGATGTAACAGGCTTCGATGTTGTCCGGAATGGCCGGAAATTCCTACTGCCTCGCTACGTACCCCTTGTTTCCGGTTTATTCAACAAATACATCGCGAATCTTCCGCTGTTCAACCGCCTGGGCTTATGTACATACATTGTAGCTCGGAGTATGCAGGATCAACGTTTTGCTACTGAGCGGACAGTGAGTGTAATTGTACCGGCCCGGAACGAAAAAGGAAATATTGATGCCATTGTCCGCCGAACTCCAGCGATGGGAAAACATACGGAACTGATTTTCGTAGAAGGCAATTCAACCGATGATACATGGGCTGAAATTCAACGGATTACAGCACTTTATAGTGCTACCCATGACATTAAGTGCGTTCAGCAGGACGGCAAGGGAAAAGGCGATGCCGTTCGAAAAGGCTTTGGCATGGCAACAGGCGATATACTAATGATTCTAGATGCCGATATGACCGTTCCGCCGGAAGATTTGCCTAAATTCTATGAAGCGATTGCTAGCGGTAAGGGCGAATATATCAACGGAACCCGCTTGGTATATCCAATGGAAAAAGAAGCCATGCGAACCCTCAATCTTTTGGGGAACAAATTCTTTTCTATTGCCTTCTCCTGGTTGCTCAACCAACGTATTAAAGATACACTTTGTGGTACCAAAGTGTTAACAAAAAAGAACTACGAGCGACTTATTGCTAACCGGTCTTATTTCGGCGATTTTGATCCCTTCGGCGACTTCGACCTTATTTTTGGGTCAGCAAAACTTAATCTTAAGTTCGTTGAAATTCCAATTCGCTACCGTGCACGTACGTATGGCGA
Proteins encoded in this region:
- a CDS encoding IS3 family transposase; its protein translation is MDRRYKQWGVLKIYRRLRKQGELVNHKRIRRLYRKLGLGLRRRTKKRLPDAVSKPLTKATACNQCCRAAL
- a CDS encoding IS110 family transposase, with product MISVPGIGPVIVTELLLATNEMQAINDPKKLACHARVAPFAYRSGSSIRGRTKVSYQARKRLKALIHLAGRPVPHHIDHPGNGRPSGLLCPQVEGGQAENVSH
- a CDS encoding glycosyltransferase, with amino-acid sequence MNEIIDLEDEPLATTQSSVQGAEREQWIQRNNYYYRILVDFLNYTIPANSSILELGCGTGYLLNQLQPSRGVGIDSSSALIDYGRKKYPNLTLKVADANHLNLAGETFDIVLISDTIGHFDDVQQVFKQLHGVCHPDTRILITYRNQLWTPILNIAQAIGLKMPEQRQNWLDRGDIENLLDVTGFDVVRNGRKFLLPRYVPLVSGLFNKYIANLPLFNRLGLCTYIVARSMQDQRFATERTVSVIVPARNEKGNIDAIVRRTPAMGKHTELIFVEGNSTDDTWAEIQRITALYSATHDIKCVQQDGKGKGDAVRKGFGMATGDILMILDADMTVPPEDLPKFYEAIASGKGEYINGTRLVYPMEKEAMRTLNLLGNKFFSIAFSWLLNQRIKDTLCGTKVLTKKNYERLIANRSYFGDFDPFGDFDLIFGSAKLNLKFVEIPIRYRARTYGETNISRFKHGWLLLKMTFFALNKIKFI
- a CDS encoding MBOAT family O-acyltransferase, with protein sequence MLFSSAIFLFLYFPVFSLVYYLLPNYWRNTFLFFASLLFYAWGENIVVLVLLLSICINFSAGRLIENGYRRIGLWVSLGGSLSLLFYYKYANFIVGSIRSLAENLAIPMAENLTIPAVVLPIGISFYTFQGISYTLDIYWGRIRANRSFLDYGTYVAMFPHQIAGPIVRYSDIAPELTERTVTPEKFGMGAERFIIGIIKKLLLANTFASVADTIFNAPADSYAAETAWLGIVAYSLQIYFDFSGYSDMAIGLGKMLGFDFKENFNYPYIAVSLPRSVSQFWLDFKPPVGIRLV
- a CDS encoding SGNH/GDSL hydrolase family protein; the protein is MCTTNALAQPCDPHCVLITVRRILPGSGGGAALAAPSFKQSSNVIPFGDTLKITSPSLPAGAVIEYSKDNGSTWTTGDQVVIDNKVNIVARVRLNQQLSPLLQGSFTPSYQRMLVIGNSIMSHGPAPDLGWYNFNGMAASAPEKDFVHLLTARLQTLNPTMTVQLQSGVGIELDFGKPTYAMDEFDQPLQSFKPDLILIRLGENVVDGDVSSRNFEGQFRQLLDRLKQVSTTNGQLVQIVITTTVWDRPLADAAIRKVTAEKAYPLVDLSSMVGKSQYFASQYANPGVAAHPNDAGMQQISDLIWVKFQ
- a CDS encoding SGNH/GDSL hydrolase family protein, which translates into the protein MFWLPAGKITAIAYLLMIVVAISSCVKDYPAQVGNIIPPTNTATPTSTTSCSCTGVSSTTPTSGTTIPASSTTVAVDTLDASPPHFSPNGGNFYFSTIVKLASDTLPPQAVYEFSLDNGTTWQIGQQFTLTTGGKILTRFRVGNKPSRSRAASFTLYYQRMLIVGNSIMSHAPAPEIGWTNFNGMAASAPEKDFVHLLTARLQTLNPDMTVRLQSGAGIELDFGKSTYTMDEFTEPLQTFKPDLIVVRLGENVVDGDVQTRNFEGQFRQFLERLKQLSRGYNQPVQIVISTCVWEHPATDAILKKVAAENGYPLVDLSCLIGQPQYFASQYANPGVAAHPNDTGMQKISDLIWVKIQ
- a CDS encoding IS3 family transposase, with the protein product MEYNTERPHQALKFITPVEYRQAA
- a CDS encoding integrase core domain-containing protein gives rise to the protein MDYSLPAQRVIRLLAQLVERYGKPERLRSDNGPEFISQALQDWCKDHTVDLCWIEPGKPTQNAYIERFNGTFRREVLDAHVFSSIKQVRQIVDG